The following are from one region of the Rosistilla carotiformis genome:
- a CDS encoding DUF2254 domain-containing protein, with protein MNASIITLWTRVRDSYWFVPSLLVVGSILLSFATTALDESLGSDWIDDIDWLSTNQPEGARAVLSTVAGSMITVAGVTFSMTILSISHTTSQIGPRLLNNFMADKANQFTLGVFISTFIYCLMVLRTVRSAESAPPGSDPAGDLAGAFVPQIAVVVGVLMAIASVGVLIFFIHHVPETIHVSNIISDVGKGLNRHIDDQFPARVGEPGDTEGDDATDAEMPAGFYSTACRVDSTVVGYLEYIDGDGLMKLAVQHDLVLKIQRSPGDFVTPSSSLLLASPQDRIDDSVSKALASRFICGVQRTATQDLRFQVNQLVEVAMRALSPGVNDPFTAISCIDWLQAALENLAARELPESHRYDEDQTLRLVATPVTFAAFASLVFDQLRPYVAADRNAALRLMAMLGDLVVQPMSARDQRLLARHGCALQRECRKAQTDLRSLGAIHKCYRELLRRSHDPARRAELHRRGAAT; from the coding sequence ATGAATGCGTCGATCATCACGCTCTGGACACGCGTTCGAGACAGCTATTGGTTCGTCCCCTCGCTGTTGGTTGTTGGTTCGATCCTGCTCTCGTTTGCCACAACAGCGTTGGACGAATCGCTCGGATCGGACTGGATCGATGACATCGACTGGCTGTCGACAAACCAACCCGAAGGTGCACGGGCGGTACTGTCGACAGTTGCCGGGTCGATGATCACCGTCGCGGGTGTGACGTTTTCGATGACGATCCTCTCGATCTCGCACACAACGTCGCAGATCGGACCGCGGCTGCTGAACAACTTCATGGCGGATAAAGCCAACCAGTTCACGCTGGGTGTTTTTATATCGACCTTCATCTACTGTTTGATGGTCTTGCGAACCGTTCGCAGCGCTGAGAGCGCACCGCCGGGCAGCGACCCGGCCGGCGATCTGGCTGGTGCGTTTGTGCCTCAGATCGCGGTGGTTGTTGGTGTCTTGATGGCGATCGCCAGCGTTGGCGTATTGATTTTCTTTATCCACCATGTCCCTGAGACGATCCATGTCTCGAACATCATTTCAGACGTTGGCAAAGGGTTGAACCGACACATCGATGACCAGTTCCCCGCGCGCGTTGGAGAACCGGGGGACACCGAAGGCGACGATGCTACCGACGCTGAAATGCCCGCCGGGTTCTATTCAACAGCGTGCCGGGTCGACTCGACAGTCGTCGGCTATCTGGAATACATCGACGGCGACGGGCTGATGAAACTGGCGGTCCAGCACGACCTCGTCTTGAAGATTCAACGCAGCCCTGGAGACTTCGTCACGCCGTCCAGCTCGCTGCTGCTGGCATCGCCGCAAGACCGAATCGATGACTCCGTCTCCAAAGCCTTGGCGTCGAGGTTCATCTGTGGTGTGCAACGCACGGCAACGCAAGACCTTCGGTTTCAGGTCAATCAATTGGTCGAAGTCGCGATGCGTGCACTCTCTCCCGGGGTCAATGATCCCTTCACGGCGATCAGCTGTATCGATTGGCTGCAGGCGGCGTTGGAAAACTTAGCAGCCCGCGAACTGCCTGAATCGCATCGCTATGACGAAGATCAAACGCTTCGTCTCGTGGCGACGCCCGTTACGTTTGCCGCGTTTGCGTCGCTGGTGTTCGACCAATTGAGGCCCTACGTCGCAGCGGATCGAAATGCGGCGTTACGCCTGATGGCGATGCTTGGCGATCTCGTGGTACAACCGATGTCCGCGCGAGACCAACGTCTGTTAGCGCGGCACGGCTGCGCCCTCCAGCGCGAATGCCGAAAAGCTCAGACCGACCTCCGCTCGCTCGGGGCGATCCACAAATGCTACCGCGAACTTTTGCGACGGAGCCACGATCCAGCGCGTCGAGCGGAACTTCACCGACGAGGCGCTGCGACTTAA